In Rhodothermus marinus DSM 4252, a single genomic region encodes these proteins:
- a CDS encoding T9SS type A sorting domain-containing protein, which yields MKALRVPSVLRWGLLGVSLLIVGVTEAQVRRYEVHRRGMLHETVYNTGEIGRAYHQGQAGNATTVPLMEWPGFSATVVDDISYDGKHHILGGGIHISGDAADTTQRMFAFCGAVGAGTPEQVAGRWAFPYSIVRIENYPVLENGELNPDYNPDEAEEIIIATWGTPLGILVKRTTRAWSYPDYNDFIIYEYELTYTGDRDGDLVPDTDVPLTDVLVSFAYGFAPNMFGYQRQYNRWLYSDFERNDQRARFDPMRWLAYNLHMNGLPDPVYYEEWGRTGMNGGGLNAPGAPGFMMLYYDTEHLATPEETHAAVAASDSAIVWTLEYGGGPKIKQPWMVRLETSNLRQSKIEQQYVVDPRKNPPYRAGSIEPPAGDSTHPAYQWYQQYWVGRGQFNHRQTRKAVGRMFTFGPYTLHIGDKIEFSYAEVIGYGAARKEETDAGLLDFGGSCGEDCGEPSEKAFYPVPNWYEKILYGGTPFPGYPYGFLYEYGSTYLSEYDLPDYVDSDVVTVREVADKAKEAYTGDPSGPPYAIEQFPKDGVYRLPIPVPAPAIEVANDERGNNIIYWGPQVEQFDHPRLMGRFDHYEVYRAPHPTGPWTLLAVVRPGDPNYVNQGDISFVPNGYYFVRDPEPRIGETFYYSVLSVDEHGNRSGRTNITRHESQLGPVEKLGNVYVVPNPFVVSSGFAGEVESQLRIGFYGLPARATIKIYSFSGQLVATIEHDDPTYSVAYFQVTRNNQRLASGVYFYVITTPEGEVARGKFVIIR from the coding sequence ATGAAAGCGTTGCGTGTGCCATCCGTGCTGCGATGGGGACTCCTGGGTGTTTCCCTGCTGATTGTCGGCGTTACTGAAGCCCAGGTCCGGCGATATGAGGTGCATCGCCGGGGCATGTTGCACGAGACTGTCTACAACACGGGTGAAATCGGACGAGCTTACCATCAGGGACAGGCGGGCAATGCCACGACGGTTCCGCTCATGGAATGGCCTGGTTTCTCGGCCACTGTGGTGGACGACATTTCTTATGACGGCAAACATCACATTCTCGGTGGTGGCATTCATATTTCCGGCGATGCCGCTGATACCACCCAGCGGATGTTTGCCTTCTGCGGGGCGGTCGGTGCCGGCACGCCGGAGCAGGTGGCCGGCCGCTGGGCCTTCCCCTACAGCATCGTTCGCATCGAGAACTATCCGGTACTCGAAAACGGCGAACTGAACCCGGACTACAACCCGGACGAAGCCGAAGAGATTATCATCGCCACGTGGGGCACGCCTCTGGGTATTCTGGTCAAACGCACCACGCGGGCCTGGAGCTATCCTGACTACAACGACTTCATCATCTACGAATACGAACTGACCTACACCGGCGATCGGGATGGCGACCTGGTGCCCGACACCGACGTGCCATTGACCGACGTGCTGGTCAGCTTCGCCTATGGCTTTGCGCCCAATATGTTCGGCTACCAGCGTCAGTACAACCGCTGGCTCTATTCCGACTTCGAGCGCAACGACCAGCGCGCCCGGTTCGATCCCATGCGCTGGCTGGCCTACAACCTGCACATGAATGGCCTGCCGGATCCCGTCTACTACGAGGAATGGGGGCGCACCGGCATGAACGGCGGCGGTCTGAATGCACCCGGCGCGCCCGGTTTTATGATGCTCTACTACGACACGGAGCATCTGGCCACGCCGGAAGAGACGCACGCGGCCGTGGCTGCCAGTGACTCGGCCATCGTCTGGACGCTGGAATACGGCGGGGGCCCCAAGATCAAACAACCCTGGATGGTTCGTCTGGAAACGAGTAACCTGCGTCAGTCGAAAATTGAACAGCAATACGTGGTAGATCCGCGTAAAAACCCACCCTATCGGGCGGGTTCTATAGAGCCGCCGGCGGGCGATAGTACGCACCCGGCGTACCAGTGGTATCAGCAGTACTGGGTCGGGCGCGGACAGTTCAACCATCGACAGACCCGCAAGGCGGTGGGGCGCATGTTTACCTTCGGCCCTTATACGCTGCATATCGGGGACAAAATTGAGTTCTCGTATGCGGAAGTGATCGGCTACGGGGCGGCGCGCAAGGAAGAGACGGACGCCGGGCTTCTGGACTTTGGGGGCTCCTGTGGGGAAGATTGCGGTGAGCCCAGTGAGAAAGCATTCTATCCAGTGCCAAACTGGTACGAGAAGATCCTCTATGGCGGTACGCCTTTCCCGGGCTACCCGTACGGTTTCCTTTATGAATACGGAAGCACGTACCTGTCGGAGTATGACCTGCCGGACTACGTGGACTCGGATGTGGTGACCGTCCGCGAGGTGGCCGACAAGGCCAAAGAGGCCTACACCGGCGATCCTTCGGGGCCGCCGTATGCGATCGAGCAGTTCCCCAAAGACGGCGTCTATCGGCTCCCTATCCCGGTTCCGGCGCCGGCCATCGAAGTGGCCAACGATGAGCGGGGTAACAACATCATTTACTGGGGGCCGCAGGTCGAACAGTTCGACCATCCACGGCTCATGGGTCGCTTCGATCACTACGAGGTGTATCGGGCGCCGCATCCGACCGGTCCCTGGACGCTGCTGGCGGTCGTGCGGCCGGGGGACCCCAACTACGTCAATCAGGGCGACATCTCCTTCGTGCCGAACGGTTACTACTTCGTGCGGGACCCCGAGCCACGCATTGGCGAGACCTTCTACTACTCGGTGTTGAGCGTTGACGAGCACGGCAACAGGAGCGGTCGGACCAACATCACCCGGCACGAGTCGCAACTGGGACCGGTCGAAAAGCTCGGTAACGTCTACGTAGTGCCCAACCCGTTTGTCGTCAGCTCGGGCTTCGCCGGCGAGGTAGAGAGCCAGCTCCGCATCGGCTTCTACGGGCTTCCGGCTCGGGCTACGATCAAGATCTACTCGTTCTCCGGGCAACTGGTGGCCACCATCGAGCACGACGATCCGACCTACTCGGTGGCTTATTTCCAGGTGACGCGCAACAATCAGCGGTTGGCCTCCGGGGTCTACTTCTACGTGATCACGACGCCGGAAGGTGAGGTGGCGCGCGGCAAGTTCGTCATCATCCGGTAA